A genomic segment from Desulfovibrio sp. ZJ209 encodes:
- a CDS encoding flavin reductase family protein, with amino-acid sequence MKEIELLEAAKHTSPNPVSLICTRTPAGATNLGTVSWWTYLGLEPATIGFAMMKPSYSGEMTRKNKELVLVIPGEPLARHVMECGSTTGRDTDKAKRFGIELMSVPGTDIEVPVHSVVAIHCSLREFVDVGDHNFYICDVKRVLADDSERALFAWKGYAKIAPAAMA; translated from the coding sequence ATGAAGGAAATAGAGCTTCTGGAAGCGGCAAAGCACACGTCGCCCAATCCCGTGTCGCTCATCTGCACGCGCACGCCGGCGGGCGCCACCAATCTCGGCACGGTCTCGTGGTGGACCTATCTGGGGCTTGAGCCGGCCACCATCGGCTTCGCCATGATGAAGCCCTCCTACAGCGGCGAAATGACCCGCAAAAACAAGGAGCTTGTTCTCGTCATCCCGGGCGAGCCGCTGGCGCGGCATGTCATGGAATGCGGCAGCACCACCGGCCGCGACACGGACAAGGCAAAGCGCTTCGGCATCGAGCTCATGTCCGTTCCCGGCACGGACATCGAGGTCCCGGTGCACAGCGTGGTGGCCATCCACTGCTCCTTGCGCGAGTTTGTGGACGTGGGCGACCACAACTTCTACATCTGCGACGTGAAGCGCGTGCTGGCCGATGACAGTGAAAGGGCGCTCTTCGCCTGGAAGGGCTATGCCAAGATAGCGCCGGCGGCCATGGCTTAA
- a CDS encoding glucosyltransferase domain-containing protein, with translation MHASSPAPEWRETCLRLWTAVPRAWRVAFFAALAVNAAVFFYDLAQFPLGDHDVGYQEGIHLLSGGRAGRWFTPFLHLLSGHVQIPVWTQLLAFACQIAAAMGAVLLWRPGAGAWPLFACAVAVSCMPWVTDFWYYHWMALAFPASQLFMVLALHLSLSAKAPRLPRRLCAVVLCVCALATYQSSIMTWSACFWGFVLVRLADWDGSRAGLAALARLLVPPLLGLAAGCALYALSLALYPLVGLSLGLYQFSTVTPGALPLRLLQLARMSWAQLFTPAGFVTPWLTGLLGCVAAGGAFALLEHGAESQRCRMGRFCLCALGLALFPLAAEAQFLVSASESWQLFRFLGMGMSYLYAFFLLALLVAGRRWLRNLGFALFVLVLPCMAVNDLDQQVRHVRSVEHDQAVLNRILARIETLPGYDAEKTYNLVQLGRSVPYLADSPGTEPLRRATVSQAWNPGFELRMLSKYLKLGDRLNEEVRTRPDLMEKALPWARGRKPFPAGESIGLVDGDTIVLLLDSRAIGLAEARLKELRGAGPSPAKTPQ, from the coding sequence ATGCACGCGAGCTCCCCCGCGCCCGAGTGGCGCGAGACCTGCCTCCGGCTCTGGACTGCCGTCCCAAGGGCGTGGCGCGTGGCCTTTTTCGCCGCGCTGGCGGTGAATGCCGCCGTCTTCTTCTACGACCTCGCGCAATTCCCTCTCGGCGACCACGACGTGGGCTACCAGGAGGGCATCCACCTCCTCTCCGGGGGGCGGGCCGGGCGCTGGTTCACGCCCTTTTTGCACCTGCTCTCCGGCCATGTGCAGATCCCGGTCTGGACGCAGCTCCTCGCCTTTGCCTGCCAGATCGCCGCTGCCATGGGCGCCGTGCTGCTCTGGCGCCCGGGCGCCGGCGCGTGGCCGCTCTTTGCGTGCGCCGTCGCGGTCTCCTGCATGCCGTGGGTGACGGATTTCTGGTATTATCACTGGATGGCCCTCGCCTTTCCCGCCTCGCAGCTCTTCATGGTGCTGGCCCTGCACCTTTCCCTGAGCGCAAAAGCACCACGCCTGCCCCGGCGGCTCTGCGCCGTGGTGCTCTGTGTCTGCGCGCTCGCCACCTACCAGTCTTCCATCATGACGTGGAGCGCCTGCTTCTGGGGCTTTGTGCTCGTGCGCCTGGCGGACTGGGACGGCAGCCGGGCCGGCCTCGCAGCGTTGGCGCGCCTGCTCGTGCCGCCGCTCCTTGGCCTCGCGGCGGGATGCGCGCTCTATGCCCTGAGCCTCGCCCTGTATCCGCTGGTGGGCCTTTCGCTCGGGCTCTACCAGTTCAGCACCGTCACGCCAGGGGCGCTCCCCCTGCGCCTTCTCCAGCTCGCGCGCATGTCCTGGGCGCAGCTCTTCACCCCGGCAGGCTTTGTCACGCCCTGGCTCACCGGCCTTTTGGGCTGCGTGGCCGCCGGCGGCGCTTTCGCGCTCCTTGAGCATGGGGCTGAGAGCCAGCGGTGCCGCATGGGGCGCTTCTGCCTCTGCGCCCTCGGGCTTGCGCTCTTCCCCCTCGCCGCCGAAGCGCAGTTCCTTGTCAGCGCCTCAGAAAGCTGGCAGCTTTTCCGCTTTCTCGGCATGGGCATGAGCTATCTCTACGCCTTCTTCCTGCTGGCCCTGCTCGTGGCCGGCCGCCGCTGGCTGCGCAACCTGGGCTTCGCGCTCTTCGTTCTCGTGCTGCCCTGCATGGCCGTCAACGACCTTGACCAGCAGGTGCGCCATGTGCGCTCGGTCGAGCACGACCAGGCCGTGCTCAACCGCATCCTCGCCCGCATCGAGACCTTGCCCGGCTACGACGCCGAAAAGACCTACAACCTCGTCCAGCTGGGGCGCAGCGTTCCCTACCTCGCGGACAGCCCCGGCACCGAGCCTCTCCGCCGCGCCACTGTCTCCCAGGCGTGGAACCCCGGTTTTGAGCTGCGCATGCTCTCCAAGTATCTCAAGCTCGGCGACAGGCTCAATGAGGAAGTCCGCACGCGGCCCGACCTCATGGAAAAGGCCCTCCCCTGGGCCCGCGGCCGCAAGCCCTTCCCGGCCGGGGAGAGTATCGGCCTTGTGGACGGCGACACCATCGTGCTCCTGCTCGATTCGCGCGCCATCGGGCTCGCCGAAGCGCGCCTCAAGGAACTGCGGGGTGCCGGCCCATCTCCCGCAAAAACCCCACAATAA
- the folE2 gene encoding GTP cyclohydrolase FolE2, whose amino-acid sequence MEDVQNRAPEVALDIDRVGVRGLRLPLRVRDRAGGSQATVASADLGVELPSARKGTHMSRLVEAVEDWDEGLDRQSVQRLLENVRRRLDARRAWVRFAFPYFVRKSAPARGDAAPLAYDCAVTSELDDSGQVFILDLAVPVMTVCPCSKAISREGAHSQRALVRIRARISGFVWLEELIELAEAAGSSAVYTLLKREDEKFVTEQAFARPAFVEDVVRAAASALERHPRVTGFTVEVESMESIHNHNAFARIERGAPVR is encoded by the coding sequence ATGGAAGATGTGCAGAACCGGGCGCCCGAGGTGGCGCTGGACATCGACCGCGTGGGCGTGCGCGGCCTGCGCCTGCCCCTGCGCGTGCGCGACAGGGCCGGCGGCAGCCAGGCCACCGTCGCCAGCGCCGACCTCGGCGTGGAGCTCCCCTCGGCCCGCAAGGGCACGCACATGAGCCGCCTCGTGGAGGCGGTGGAGGACTGGGACGAGGGGCTGGACAGGCAGTCCGTGCAGCGCCTGCTCGAGAACGTGCGCCGGCGCCTGGACGCGCGCCGGGCCTGGGTACGCTTCGCCTTCCCCTATTTCGTGCGCAAGAGCGCGCCCGCGCGCGGCGACGCCGCCCCGCTGGCCTATGACTGCGCCGTGACCAGCGAGCTCGACGACAGCGGGCAGGTCTTCATCCTCGACCTCGCCGTGCCGGTGATGACCGTCTGCCCCTGCTCCAAGGCCATCAGCCGCGAGGGCGCCCACAGCCAGCGCGCGCTCGTGCGCATCCGCGCGCGCATCTCGGGCTTTGTCTGGCTGGAGGAACTTATCGAGCTCGCCGAGGCCGCCGGCTCCTCGGCCGTGTACACCCTGCTCAAGCGCGAAGACGAAAAATTCGTCACCGAGCAGGCCTTCGCGCGCCCGGCCTTCGTGGAGGACGTGGTCCGCGCCGCGGCGAGCGCGCTGGAGCGGCACCCGCGCGTCACCGGCTTCACCGTGGAGGTGGAGAGCATGGAGTCCATCCACAACCACAACGCCTTTGCGCGCATCGAGCGCGGCGCGCCAGTACGCTGA
- the nikR gene encoding nickel-responsive transcriptional regulator NikR: protein MGKLTRFGVSLDEDLLTAFDGLCERKCYGNRSEALRDLIRRALGEEEWRTPEGQAAGTLTLVYDHHKHDLARRLMRLQHEDHDVIVAATHVHLDHDNCLEVLVLRGDATRVQAMADRLISCRGVRHGVFTPAPLGPELA, encoded by the coding sequence ATGGGAAAGCTCACACGCTTCGGCGTTTCGCTCGATGAAGACCTGCTCACCGCCTTTGACGGCCTCTGCGAGCGCAAGTGCTACGGCAACCGCTCCGAGGCCCTGCGCGACCTCATCCGGCGCGCCCTCGGCGAGGAGGAATGGCGCACGCCCGAGGGACAGGCCGCCGGCACGCTGACCCTGGTCTATGACCACCACAAGCATGACCTCGCCAGGCGGCTCATGCGCCTCCAGCATGAGGACCACGATGTCATCGTTGCCGCCACCCATGTGCACCTGGACCACGACAACTGCCTCGAGGTGCTGGTGCTCAGGGGCGACGCCACCCGCGTGCAGGCCATGGCCGACAGGCTCATCTCCTGCCGCGGGGTGCGCCACGGCGTGTTCACGCCCGCGCCCCTGGGGCCGGAACTGGCGTGA
- a CDS encoding methyltransferase domain-containing protein has product MGYPRRMRQGTAQGASGRAGDGGTGAEARGAWITARCAGRLWRLERAANLEELWDAMTEAGAAFEDERIPYWTELWPSSLVLAEWLSLRRADIAGRPCLDLGCGLGLTALVGQWLGARVLAMDYEEAALGFARCNAVTNGVPQPLWTLMDWRRPALARGAFARIWGGDIMYEKRFVAPVLRLLAHALAPGGAAWVAEPGRTVYEAFRHALTAEAWTARGVHSAAVASPDGQGRATVTIWELTPPPLM; this is encoded by the coding sequence TTGGGCTATCCTCGCCGCATGCGGCAGGGCACGGCACAAGGCGCTTCCGGGCGCGCGGGAGACGGCGGGACCGGCGCGGAAGCCCGGGGCGCGTGGATCACGGCGCGCTGCGCCGGCAGGCTCTGGCGGCTCGAGCGCGCGGCCAACCTCGAAGAGCTGTGGGACGCCATGACCGAGGCGGGCGCCGCCTTCGAGGACGAGCGCATCCCCTACTGGACGGAACTCTGGCCCTCGAGCCTTGTGCTCGCCGAGTGGCTGTCCCTGCGCCGGGCGGACATCGCCGGGCGCCCCTGCCTTGACCTCGGCTGCGGCCTGGGGCTCACCGCGCTGGTGGGCCAATGGCTCGGAGCCCGGGTGCTCGCCATGGACTACGAAGAAGCGGCGCTCGGTTTCGCCCGGTGCAACGCCGTCACCAATGGCGTGCCCCAGCCCCTGTGGACGCTCATGGACTGGCGCCGGCCGGCGCTGGCCCGCGGCGCCTTCGCGCGCATCTGGGGCGGTGACATCATGTATGAAAAACGCTTCGTGGCGCCGGTGCTCCGGTTGCTCGCCCATGCGCTGGCGCCCGGCGGCGCGGCCTGGGTGGCGGAGCCGGGGCGCACGGTTTACGAGGCCTTTCGCCACGCGCTCACGGCCGAGGCGTGGACGGCCCGGGGCGTGCATTCGGCCGCCGTGGCCTCGCCGGACGGGCAGGGCAGGGCCACCGTGACCATTTGGGAGCTCACACCGCCCCCGCTGATGTGA
- a CDS encoding NAD(P)H-dependent oxidoreductase: MLTVVYGHPYDKSFNAAIKDAVLAALAKEGPEWSLIDLYADGFDPAVRAPELALYSQGRTCDALAQKYMDILSRTDKIIYIFPVWWGTEPAIVKGFHDKVLLKGFAWTYSPEGRLMPKLKIRRTVLFTTSEAPTASFSAYFTHYLPGHVFAAVGMQGAAWHNFDHIPRSTAEERAAFLQLAAREAAALIK, encoded by the coding sequence ATGCTCACCGTCGTTTACGGCCACCCCTATGACAAGAGTTTCAACGCCGCCATCAAGGACGCCGTGCTCGCCGCCCTCGCCAAGGAAGGGCCGGAATGGTCGCTCATCGACCTCTACGCGGACGGCTTTGACCCGGCCGTGCGCGCGCCCGAGCTGGCGCTCTATTCGCAGGGGCGCACCTGCGATGCCCTGGCGCAAAAATACATGGACATCCTCTCCCGCACGGACAAGATCATCTACATCTTCCCGGTCTGGTGGGGCACGGAGCCGGCCATCGTCAAGGGCTTCCACGACAAGGTCCTGCTGAAGGGCTTTGCCTGGACCTATTCCCCCGAGGGGCGCCTCATGCCGAAGCTCAAGATCCGGCGCACCGTCCTCTTCACCACGTCCGAGGCGCCCACGGCCAGTTTTTCGGCCTATTTCACCCACTACCTGCCCGGGCATGTGTTCGCCGCCGTGGGCATGCAGGGCGCCGCCTGGCACAATTTCGACCATATCCCGCGCTCCACGGCCGAAGAGCGCGCGGCCTTCCTCCAGCTCGCGGCGCGGGAGGCCGCGGCGCTCATAAAATAG
- a CDS encoding YkgJ family cysteine cluster protein — protein sequence MRPQNSRHRDPALERALPGAALMLEACAHVDASVDAAVAAASEAGRRVACGPGCDTCCRQPIPVTPLEFLLLRAQMRFRLAPDIRARLEAQHAEQCAAEPEPLRRPCPYLLDGACSVYAVRPLACRRYLVLDRPCAPGETCTESRPEDMLIPARKALHAALALTFPWYGARWRELGLPAPPDASPESAAAQAWLASVTVPLQRLAWR from the coding sequence ATGCGGCCGCAGAATAGCCGCCACCGCGACCCGGCGCTGGAACGCGCCCTCCCCGGCGCGGCCCTGATGCTCGAGGCCTGCGCCCACGTTGACGCCAGCGTGGACGCGGCCGTGGCCGCCGCGAGCGAGGCCGGCCGGCGCGTGGCCTGCGGCCCGGGCTGCGACACCTGCTGCCGGCAGCCCATCCCGGTGACGCCGCTGGAATTCCTCCTCTTGCGGGCCCAGATGCGGTTCCGGCTCGCGCCGGACATCCGCGCCCGGCTGGAGGCGCAGCACGCGGAGCAGTGCGCCGCCGAGCCCGAACCCCTGCGCCGGCCGTGCCCGTACCTCCTCGACGGCGCCTGTTCCGTCTATGCCGTGCGGCCCCTGGCCTGCCGCCGCTATCTCGTGCTTGACCGGCCCTGCGCGCCCGGCGAGACCTGCACGGAAAGCCGCCCGGAGGACATGCTCATCCCCGCGCGCAAGGCCCTGCATGCGGCGCTTGCCCTGACCTTTCCCTGGTATGGCGCCCGCTGGCGGGAGCTGGGCCTCCCTGCGCCCCCCGACGCCAGCCCGGAGAGCGCCGCCGCGCAGGCGTGGCTCGCCTCGGTCACGGTGCCTCTCCAGCGCCTTGCGTGGCGATAA
- a CDS encoding HD domain-containing protein: MHQALKDAVSLCKTLLRNGYDAHVINAPLQEHLLAARKPGQADLPAVDIACEATGETLARLFPKMNLEEGKRAVGELTENGVLFRFYPLEAANASHPELSLLRVTPSMAAQLNPRERLQLRLTGFGSPIPTGDQYEGFADLKGGGIRLVGLPDETLRHNYLLAVRALRFAANFDAPIEPNTWMAIVRASVRVNDYVPARDIMEEWRKVAAESMYRFVRLLYDAHILQGLIPEVAALDCVPQSNDKGDTEGNVFEHTLKCMKYYPEEGFHYDWLGTMAMLFHDVGKLFTAEYFDGRWTYYQHHRVGAKVVRKILRRLHFAQEDADLICHLVEHHMRFHFMMTDRGIRRFKAVGETPRLIAMARADLQAQEDSFTSFNHNMKYLGRAETPEQMLEPLLNGNEIMEETQLSPGRLVGLIRDALLQAQIAGEVTDRASALAFVRQYAANAAAE, from the coding sequence ATGCACCAGGCGCTCAAGGATGCCGTTTCCCTCTGCAAGACCCTGCTCCGCAACGGGTATGACGCCCATGTGATCAACGCCCCCCTGCAGGAGCATCTTTTGGCCGCCCGCAAGCCGGGCCAGGCCGACCTGCCGGCCGTTGACATCGCCTGCGAGGCCACGGGCGAGACCCTGGCGCGGCTCTTCCCCAAGATGAACCTCGAGGAGGGCAAGCGCGCCGTGGGCGAGCTCACGGAAAATGGCGTGCTCTTCCGCTTCTATCCGCTGGAGGCGGCCAACGCGAGCCATCCCGAGCTCTCGCTTTTGCGCGTCACGCCATCCATGGCCGCCCAGCTCAACCCGCGCGAGCGCCTGCAGCTCAGGCTCACCGGCTTCGGCAGCCCCATCCCCACGGGCGACCAGTACGAGGGCTTCGCCGACCTGAAGGGCGGCGGCATCCGCCTTGTGGGCCTGCCGGACGAGACCCTGCGCCACAACTACCTGCTCGCCGTGCGCGCGCTGCGCTTCGCCGCCAACTTCGACGCGCCCATCGAGCCCAATACCTGGATGGCCATCGTGCGCGCCTCCGTGCGCGTCAACGACTACGTTCCCGCGCGCGACATCATGGAAGAATGGCGCAAGGTGGCGGCCGAGTCCATGTACCGCTTCGTGCGCCTGCTCTATGACGCCCACATCCTCCAGGGGCTCATCCCCGAGGTGGCGGCGCTCGACTGCGTGCCGCAGTCCAACGACAAGGGCGACACCGAGGGCAATGTTTTCGAGCACACGCTCAAGTGCATGAAATATTACCCCGAGGAGGGCTTCCACTACGACTGGCTCGGCACCATGGCCATGCTCTTCCACGACGTGGGCAAGCTCTTCACGGCCGAGTATTTCGACGGCCGCTGGACCTATTACCAGCATCACCGCGTGGGCGCCAAGGTGGTGCGCAAGATCCTGCGCCGCCTGCATTTCGCCCAGGAGGACGCCGACCTCATCTGCCACCTCGTCGAGCACCACATGCGCTTCCACTTCATGATGACCGACAGGGGCATCCGCCGCTTCAAGGCCGTGGGCGAGACGCCGCGCCTCATCGCCATGGCCCGCGCCGACCTGCAGGCGCAGGAGGACAGCTTCACCTCCTTCAACCACAACATGAAGTACCTGGGCCGCGCCGAAACGCCCGAGCAGATGCTCGAGCCGCTGCTCAACGGCAACGAGATCATGGAAGAGACGCAGCTCTCGCCCGGGCGCCTCGTGGGCCTCATCCGCGACGCCCTGCTCCAGGCGCAGATCGCCGGCGAAGTGACGGACAGGGCGAGCGCCCTCGCCTTCGTGCGCCAGTACGCGGCCAATGCGGCCGCAGAATAG
- the dsrP gene encoding sulfate reduction electron transfer complex DsrMKJOP subunit DsrP: MLEKLLTGPRCYYVWLLFLCCIIALCGIVYLDQLFNGLGITGMSRDVSWGLYISQFTYFVGVAASAVMLVLPAYFHHYKKFKRMIIFGEFMAVAAVIMCALFIVVDLGQPQRMLNVMLYPTPNSVMFYDMIVLCGYLGLNIVIGWVTLEAELKDTDPPKWVKPLIYISILWAFSIHTVTAFLYAGIPGRHYWLTAIMAARFLSSAFCSGPAILLLLLFVVRRLTGFDPGKDAIKTLATIIVYAMCVNVFFYLLELFTAFYSNIPGHMEPIMFLFSGHGGHLAWVSYWMWAAVIMAFGSLAILIPPQLRTSRLLPLALIMLVAASWIDKGLGLLIGGFTPNMFEAFTPYMPTFKECAVALGVYAVGALVLSLLWKIALSVKREAGHFGD; encoded by the coding sequence ATGCTTGAAAAACTCCTCACCGGCCCAAGGTGCTACTATGTGTGGCTGCTCTTCCTCTGCTGCATCATAGCGCTCTGCGGCATCGTCTATCTCGACCAGCTCTTCAACGGCCTCGGCATCACGGGCATGAGCCGCGATGTCTCGTGGGGGCTCTACATCTCGCAGTTCACCTACTTCGTGGGCGTGGCCGCCTCGGCGGTGATGCTCGTGCTGCCCGCCTATTTCCACCACTACAAGAAGTTCAAGCGCATGATCATCTTCGGCGAGTTCATGGCCGTGGCCGCCGTCATCATGTGCGCGCTCTTCATCGTGGTGGACCTCGGCCAGCCGCAGCGCATGCTCAATGTCATGCTCTATCCCACGCCCAATTCGGTCATGTTCTATGACATGATCGTGCTGTGCGGCTATCTCGGCCTGAACATCGTCATCGGCTGGGTGACGCTGGAGGCCGAGCTCAAGGACACCGACCCGCCCAAGTGGGTGAAGCCGCTCATCTACATCTCCATTCTCTGGGCCTTCTCCATCCACACGGTCACGGCCTTCCTCTACGCCGGCATCCCCGGCCGCCACTACTGGCTCACGGCCATCATGGCGGCGCGCTTCCTCTCCTCGGCGTTCTGCTCCGGTCCCGCCATCCTGCTGCTCCTGCTCTTCGTGGTGCGCAGGCTCACCGGCTTCGACCCCGGCAAGGACGCCATCAAGACCTTGGCCACCATCATCGTCTACGCCATGTGCGTCAACGTGTTCTTCTACCTGCTCGAGCTGTTCACCGCCTTCTACAGCAACATCCCGGGCCACATGGAGCCCATCATGTTCCTGTTCTCCGGGCATGGCGGGCACCTCGCGTGGGTGAGCTACTGGATGTGGGCCGCGGTCATCATGGCCTTCGGCTCGCTCGCCATCCTCATTCCGCCGCAGCTGCGCACGAGCCGCCTGCTGCCGCTCGCGCTCATCATGCTGGTGGCGGCCAGCTGGATCGACAAGGGCCTCGGCCTGCTCATCGGCGGTTTCACGCCCAACATGTTCGAGGCGTTCACGCCCTATATGCCCACCTTCAAGGAGTGCGCCGTGGCGCTGGGCGTCTATGCCGTGGGCGCGCTCGTGCTCTCCCTGCTCTGGAAGATCGCCCTCTCCGTCAAGCGCGAGGCCGGCCACTTCGGCGACTAG
- the dsrO gene encoding sulfate reduction electron transfer complex DsrMKJOP subunit DsrO: MKTSRRKFLKVAGLSAFALAGGMTALAGEAKAQVAPGKYVKREGMLHAKRWAMVIDTRRLKTEADYAPLIAACAKAHNIPDIPGDRNVKWIWTDSFDHVFPDDMNNHLNTAVRDKPYMLLCNHCTNPPCVRVCPTQATYKMEDGIVAMDYHRCIGCRFCMAGCPYGARSFNFIDPRLHLPDPVPNPAFPTRMIGVVEKCNFCVERLNEGKLPACVEASDGRLLFGDLEDPDSPVRKALAANYSIRRKPSLGTQPGVYYLV, encoded by the coding sequence AAGGTGGCGGGGCTTTCGGCCTTTGCCCTTGCCGGCGGGATGACGGCGCTTGCGGGCGAGGCGAAAGCCCAGGTGGCCCCGGGCAAATATGTCAAGCGCGAGGGCATGCTCCACGCGAAGCGCTGGGCCATGGTCATCGACACGCGCCGCCTGAAGACCGAGGCCGACTACGCGCCGCTCATCGCGGCCTGCGCGAAGGCGCACAATATCCCCGACATTCCGGGCGACCGCAACGTCAAGTGGATCTGGACGGACAGCTTTGACCACGTGTTCCCGGACGACATGAACAACCACCTGAACACGGCGGTGCGCGACAAGCCCTACATGCTTCTGTGCAACCACTGCACCAATCCGCCCTGTGTGCGCGTGTGCCCCACGCAGGCCACCTACAAGATGGAAGACGGCATCGTCGCCATGGACTACCACCGCTGCATCGGCTGCCGTTTCTGCATGGCCGGCTGCCCCTACGGCGCGCGCTCCTTCAACTTCATCGACCCGCGCCTGCACCTGCCCGACCCGGTGCCCAACCCGGCCTTCCCCACGCGCATGATCGGCGTGGTGGAAAAGTGCAACTTCTGCGTGGAGCGGCTCAATGAAGGCAAGCTCCCGGCCTGTGTGGAAGCCTCGGACGGGCGCCTGCTCTTCGGCGACCTGGAAGACCCGGACTCGCCGGTGCGCAAGGCCCTTGCCGCCAATTACAGCATCCGCCGCAAGCCGAGCCTCGGCACCCAGCCCGGCGTCTACTACCTCGTGTAA